A stretch of DNA from Chlorogloeopsis sp. ULAP01:
AATATTGTCCTAGATGATAATATAAACTTCCAATATGGGTAAGAGCAATACCTTCATTTTTGTGGTCTTTTATTTTTTGAAAAAGAGATAAAGCATGACTAAAATCTTTTAGGGCATCGCGATATAACCCTTGTTCGCGCAGCATAAATCCACGCCTTAAATGACTCCATCCTCCTGAACGTTGTACTTGTGCAACCAAGGCATTAGCTAACCAGCATATTACTCTTAACAGCCTCAGCAGACTCGACGCTAACATACGTAGCAAAGACAGCATTTGTAACCTCCAAAGTCTAACTCTTAAACTTTTGAACTCATTTTGAATTCAAACTTATTCTTCCCAATTGCTAGATTTGGAGTTGCAGAGAATTGAAAGCCATTTGTTGTTAGTTTTTCATTCCACTAAGAAAAAATATTCTTAACTTTTCTTAGGCAAGTCTACTTAGCATATTGCCAGTTTATACACTGGCATCATAAATTCTTCTTTATCTGCGAATGTAATATAACCTCCATCCACAGCTTTATCAATAATTTGTTCTAAAAAAAGTTTTAATTCTCTTATTACTTGAGTTTTATTAAGCTCGAAACTCTTTTGTTGGGGTTTGCTGCCAAATTTCGTAAGAGTGCAGCTAATGTTATCGGTAGTAGGTACAAACTCTACATACATATAACTTTCAGGAAAATCTAACTCTATCTTTTTGTCAAGGGATAATTCTGAAACTTGTTGAGGTAGACTATCCAAAATAAGGATTATATCTGGATCTAAAAAGATATATTTTTTTTCGTTTCCAATTTCTAGTAATACTTTATGGTTGCACTCAAAGCAAAAACGTCGTAATCCTATTTCTAAATCAGAAAGTTCTCTCAATGGATCTTCTGGCGGAGCAAGACCTTCCCATGTCCAAGGTTCTTCTAATTTAAGAGTAAACTTTTGAGTATTATTCATTGATTTTCTCCTATCTGATTTTTCAAATTAGTATTGTCAGTTACAGGATATGCTGACTTGATTGTTCCATCTGCATTTCTGACAACAACTGCACGAGTTACATTTTCAGTTGTACTGTCATTAGGGTGATAGACTCAACCAATAGGCCGCTTGAAATCAATTATGTATCGACCAGGATATTTTGGTGTCACCTTCTCAGCCTCTACCCAATACTCTGCACTATACCACTGTCCTTGGTTATCTTGAGTGCTATTAGCTCTTCCCTGGAGTTCACTTGGCTTCTTTTTGGGGCCATGATGTCGCTCAATATGATCGTAAGCTTTTGTAGATTTAGGATTGTTCCACTGGGGTTCAACTCCACTTCCTCTCCATTCGTAACTGCTTCCAACTTGGATTGTAGAATCTGTGATATCTTGTTGTATAACTTCTACTGCATCATTTTCGTTCAAAACAATTTATTTCCTCCTCAAAAATAAATAGAACTCATAACAAGTCATCACTCTTTTGGCTTTAAAAACAAATCCTTGGTAGCCAATGATGACACCAAGGATTTGAGCAATACAATAAATACAATTTCGTGCAAGTTAGATAAAATCTCTCACTCTATCTATCCCTAAGCAACTCGCGAAAATTGCTGTCGCTGTTGAGTGGGAATTTTAATGATAAATTCTGTTCCCTTTCCAACTGTGGATTGGCATTGTAGACTACCACCATGTTTTTCCACAATAATTTGTTGGCTAATAGATAAACCCAATCCAGTTCCTTTCCCAACAGGTTTTGTTGTAAAGAAAGGATTGAACAGTTTCGCTTTTACATCTTCACAAATTCCTGGGCCGCTATCGGCAATATAAATAGCAACCCAGTCATCTCCAATCATCTTTGTGCAAATCTTAATTTGACTTGGTTGCTGTCTCATATCCTCAAATGAACGCTGTTGATTGTATTCATCGAGTGCATCGATCGCATTTGAAATAATATTCATAAAAACTTGATTGAGCGGCCCAGCATAGCACCCTACTGGTGGTAACATAGAGTACTCTTTAACCACTTCAATTTCAGAGTGCTCTGGTTTTGCCTTAAGACGGTAATTTAAAATAGTGAGCGTGCTATCAATACATTCATGAATATCAACCTCTGTGATTCCAGTGTCGTCTACACGAGAGAAGTTTCGCATCGACTTTACAATTTCGCGAACGCGTCGTGCGCCAAAATTCATAGAATTGAGCAGCTTTAATAAATCATCCTGAAGAAAATTCAGATCAATCGCTTCCAGTTCAGCTTGAATATTAGGGGTAGGATTTGGATATTCTTCTTGATAGAGGTGCAACAGATTCAGCACTTCTTGAGCATATTCATTGGCATGAATGATATTGCCATAGATAAAATTTACAGGGTTATTAATCTCATGAGCAATTCCAGCAACCATTTGTCCTAAACTAGACATTTTCTCGCTTTGAATCAGCTTGATTTGCATTTGTTGCAGCTTGTCATAGGCAAGGCTTACTTCTGCAATTTTTTGCTCTAACTGGACATTTTTATATTCGAGATTTTCAGCTAAATCATGTAGTTTTAGGTGTAATTTTACCCGTGATAGCACTTCCTCATGTTGGAAAGGTTTAGTGACATAGTCAACAGCACCTGCTTGAAAACCTTCAACTTTGTTAGCTGTATCAGAGAGTGCTGTCATAAAGATGACAGGAATATCTTTTGTTTCCGGAACTGCCTTCAATTGACGACAGGTTTCAAAGCCATCAATCTCTGGCATCATGACATCCAACAAGATTAAATTGGGTAGAGCATATTTAACCCGCTCCAAGGCTATTTTGCCAGATTTCGCTACCCATACTTCTAAGCCAGCCTGATCGAGGGTGTCAGATAAGACACCTAAATTGGCAGGATTGTCATCAACAATGAGAACTGTTGCAGCTTGATTAGTAACAAGATTCATAATGCTTATTTGTAAGATTGAATGAGTGCTAAAATTTCCTGGTCTTGAAATCCTTTGGCTAATTGGTGCATCTTTTTAGCAAAGGGGATGTATTTTTTATCCATCTGTTCGAGCAATGCCGCTTGTTTAATAATTCCCTTAAAGTTGCCTTTCATTGCCAACTCATGCAGGCTTTCCAGTTCTGCGGTAGGTGGAGCAACCATCTCAGCATTATTTACCTCCGGTTGGCTAACAATTTTTTGCTCTTCATAAACCCATTCCAGATGGAGAAGTTTTCGTAATTTCTGGAAAAGTTCCATTGCCTGTACTGGTTTGGGGAGAAAATCATTTCCTCCTACTTCCAAGCTGCGATGCCGATCGCTTTCAAATACACTTGCTGATGAAACAAGGATGGCAATGTCTTTAAACGCTTCGCAATTGCGAATACGTTTGATGAGTGCAAATCCATCCTGACTTGGCATCAATAAGTCGGTGAGGACAAGATCTGGCTGAAATTCTAAGATTTTCTCCCAACCCTCTTGCCCATTTTCGGCTTCAAAAACTTCAAAACCGATGGGACTAAGCAAATTGGCAATCACAGAGCGGTTTGCCCATTTGTCATCAACCACTAGAATCTTAGGATGGCAATCTTTGATGCCAATAATTTGTCCTTTGTCGTCGGCTTGAGAAGTTTTCACCCATTCATCGGCTTCAGGCAAGATCACCTCAAACCAGAAAATACTACCAATGCCCACTTCACTTTGAACTTGAATGGTGCTGCCCATCAATTCCACAATTCTTTGGCTAATTGCCAAGCCCAAGCCAGTGCCTTCGGTTTGTCGGCGACTATCTCCTACTTGCTCAAAAGGTTGAAAAATGGCTTGGAGTTTTTCCTGGGGTATGCCAACACCTGTATCGCGTACTTCAAAGCGGATTTTTCCTTCAGAGGCATAAGCGATCGTGAAAGTGACGCTGCCTGCATCGGTAAATTTGATGGCATTGCTCAGAAGATTTATCAACACTTGCCGCAGGCGTTTTTCATCACCATGAATACCGATGGGTAATTCTGGGGCTAATTGAGAGTGAAACTGAATGTTCTTCAGTTCGGCTCGGATGCGGCACATTTCCGCTACGCCTTGCAGAAATGCCGGGAAGTGGAAATCGGTGGGTATTAGTTCTACTTTCTGTGCTTCAATTTTTGACAAATCCAGGATGTCATTGATCAAAGTTAGTAAATGTGAGCCGCATTGATAAATTACATCAATCCGCGATCGCTCTTCTTCTTTGAGGTGTTTGGAACGCTGAAGAATTTGAGCATAACCCAGAATACCGTTAAGCGGAGTCCGTAGCTCGTGGCTCATGTTGGCAAGAAATTCACTTTTGGCAAAACTTGCTGCTTCTGCTGCTTCTTTGGCTTTGGCAAGCGCTATTTCAAATTGTTTGCGTTCGGTAATATCGTTGTTAATTTCCAATTGCTTGCAAGGTTGCCCAGTTCCATCGCGTTGTAGTGTCCAGCGACTGGCTACAATGATATGACGTCCGTCACAGGTGGTGTGGTGTAGTTCTCCCTGCCAGTGTCCTTGCTGCAAAAACTCCGTTAAGACAGTTTCTAAGGGTTTGGGAAAGACAGTGTGCAGGAATGTGTGAATGTACTGTCCGATGACTTCTTCTTTTTTCCAACCGTAGAGGAGTTCTGCTCCGCGATTCCAGTACGCTATTCGGTCATCCATGTCCCGAATGATAATAGCATCGCTGGCTGAGTCTAGAATTTCTAGCGTTTGACGCAGCACTTGCTCGGCTTGCTTGCGTTCGGTAATGTCAGTATGTACACCGAACCACTCTCGAATGTTGCCATCTGCATTCAGTAATGGAACTGCTCGAATACTCATGTGGCGATACTCACCATCATGATGACGAAGACGATACTCTACCTCACAAGTTGTTTTGTTGGTAACAGCCACTGACCATGAATTGTAAGCTTGAGATTGGTCATCGGGATGAACAGCATTTAGCCATCCCAATCCTTTCAGTTCCTCAAATGACTGTCCAGTAAAAGCATTCCATTGGGTTTGCCCAGAAGTAAATTCACCTTCTACATTGGTAGTCCAACTCAGTTGACTAGTGGCTTCAGTTAGCGTGCGGAATCTTTCTTCGCTATGTTGAAGCGCCATCTCCGCTCGTTTGCGATCGGTAATATTTCGTGTTACAGCAATGACACCCAGAATACTGCCATCAATATCCCGCCAAGGAGCCTTAGTGGTGAAAAATATTTCACTAGTCTCACCATTAGAGAGAACCTCCTCATAAGTCTCAATAGCGCCTGTAGCGAGAATCTGTTGGTCTTTTGCCATCAATTCTTGTGCAACATCAGGCGGAAACAACTCAAAATCGTCCTTACCAATAAATTCTTCAACTGACTTGCCAAGAAAATTGGATGCATTAGAGTTAAGGGCGATATAATCCCCCTTCTGGTCTTTAACAACAATAACGTCTGGTGTACTTTCTAAAATAGAGCGCAATAGGAGTTTGCTTTCGCGCAGGGCTGCTTCAGCTTGTTTATACTGAGTGATATTTTCGCTAAACATGATCATGCCACCGATTTCACCGCTTGCTGTATGCCAAGGGCGGAGCGATCGGCGTACCCATTCAACAGATCCATCTGCGCGTGGATAACAATCTTCTTCACGTTGTTCGATCGCTCCTGCTAAACACCGTTGGTGAATCTGCTGCCACTCTGGTGAAACGTCAGGAAAAACCTCGTAGTGAGAGCGTCCGATAATGTCATCTGTTAGATTATTTGCTTGGAGCCATTTACGGCTCACAGCCAGATAACGCATTTCGCGATCAAACACAACCATCGCTACAGGAGCATATTCAATGGCTTGCTCCAAGTATGCTGTGCTATCGTGCATAGCAATTTGTGCTTGGTTATTTTGAGTTACATCAGTGTTTATTCCAACCCATTCACGAGTCACACCGTTGAATTGTGCTTCGTTGCGCTTTGGGGTGTTCTGAGAGTTTGCTCGTGGCATTTCGCTGGCGATTTCCTGTTGCTCATTCGCCTGAGAGTTTTCAGATGGTAATCTTTGGCTCATGGTCAATCCTGCATTCCAACATAGATTTGAGGACTTTTACTAGATCAAGGGTTAGATATGCTTCAAATCTGAAATTGGTTGCACAAAATCGTCCGTATTTGGGTGTCTATCAAGCAGAGTGAACTGTCAAACTCGGAAAATTAATAGAGTAAACCAATTTCTGACTTTTCTGTCTCTATTTAAACCAAATTTATATTGAGTAGAGATCCGGACAAAAACGGAAATAGAGCTTTATAGTACTTAAAATTTATTTTAAAAATAAGTACTTCTTAACACTTTTTGTAACGTTAATATCTCTTAGTTAAAGTTGCTCTGGATCAATTCCCCTTTCTCGCAATCGCGCTAACAAGTCTTGATAGCGCTGCCGCTCCTGCTCTAGTTGCTGTAGTGCTGCTTCCTTCTGTTGACGCTCTTGTTCAGCGCGTTGACGCTCTTGTTCTCGGAGTTGATCGAGTTCTACTGGTGTTAGAAATCGCTGTCCATCAGGACGATAAATTTCCAGTGTGTCTGATGTTACCTCAAACCGCACTCCCAAGCGAGGACTAACCCAATTATTTATTTCTTCAATTACTTCTAAGTTATCCCCAGAACGTAGCAAACCAGTTAATTCCAAGGTGTCTGGATTATATATGTAATATTCTTCAACGCCATAACGTTGGTAGAACAGAAGCTTGTTTGCCATCTCTTTAGTTGTGTTGCCAGGAGATAGGATTTCAAATACTACCTGTGGTGATATGTTGTCTTCTTTCCACTGTAAATAAGACCCTCTATCACCCTTGTGTCTACCAAAAACCACCATAACATCGGGAGCTTGGCGAATTTTTATCTTTCCCTCAACTGGATACCAAAGCAAATCTCCTGCGACAAAGATATTATCTTGTGATGCAAACAAGATTTCTAAATTTTCTTTAATGGTGACAATCCAGCGAAATTGTTTAGTGTTATCTGCCATTGGCTGCCCGTCACTTTCCGGGTAGATGATTTCTGCTGCGGTTTCTGATGGAAGTTGCTGTACCATACGCTACAAAACCTCCTAATTGGGTTTATTGACTACAGGCTAAGGATTGTCGCTCATATATTTAAGTTTAGATATTGTGGTGAAGAGCGATCGCCCACATTGAGACAAACGGTTACTATTAACTCAGTGGTGTGCGCACTTGTTGTAAAAATAGCTGCCATTCACTCTTGATATCCGCAGCACGAATGACACAATCTACAAAGTCTTCGACAATGACAAAAGTAAGCTGATTAGGTTCACTGAGTAATTCTTTCAAACTTTTTTCACACTTA
This window harbors:
- a CDS encoding PAS domain S-box protein, giving the protein MSQRLPSENSQANEQQEIASEMPRANSQNTPKRNEAQFNGVTREWVGINTDVTQNNQAQIAMHDSTAYLEQAIEYAPVAMVVFDREMRYLAVSRKWLQANNLTDDIIGRSHYEVFPDVSPEWQQIHQRCLAGAIEQREEDCYPRADGSVEWVRRSLRPWHTASGEIGGMIMFSENITQYKQAEAALRESKLLLRSILESTPDVIVVKDQKGDYIALNSNASNFLGKSVEEFIGKDDFELFPPDVAQELMAKDQQILATGAIETYEEVLSNGETSEIFFTTKAPWRDIDGSILGVIAVTRNITDRKRAEMALQHSEERFRTLTEATSQLSWTTNVEGEFTSGQTQWNAFTGQSFEELKGLGWLNAVHPDDQSQAYNSWSVAVTNKTTCEVEYRLRHHDGEYRHMSIRAVPLLNADGNIREWFGVHTDITERKQAEQVLRQTLEILDSASDAIIIRDMDDRIAYWNRGAELLYGWKKEEVIGQYIHTFLHTVFPKPLETVLTEFLQQGHWQGELHHTTCDGRHIIVASRWTLQRDGTGQPCKQLEINNDITERKQFEIALAKAKEAAEAASFAKSEFLANMSHELRTPLNGILGYAQILQRSKHLKEEERSRIDVIYQCGSHLLTLINDILDLSKIEAQKVELIPTDFHFPAFLQGVAEMCRIRAELKNIQFHSQLAPELPIGIHGDEKRLRQVLINLLSNAIKFTDAGSVTFTIAYASEGKIRFEVRDTGVGIPQEKLQAIFQPFEQVGDSRRQTEGTGLGLAISQRIVELMGSTIQVQSEVGIGSIFWFEVILPEADEWVKTSQADDKGQIIGIKDCHPKILVVDDKWANRSVIANLLSPIGFEVFEAENGQEGWEKILEFQPDLVLTDLLMPSQDGFALIKRIRNCEAFKDIAILVSSASVFESDRHRSLEVGGNDFLPKPVQAMELFQKLRKLLHLEWVYEEQKIVSQPEVNNAEMVAPPTAELESLHELAMKGNFKGIIKQAALLEQMDKKYIPFAKKMHQLAKGFQDQEILALIQSYK
- a CDS encoding response regulator, yielding MNLVTNQAATVLIVDDNPANLGVLSDTLDQAGLEVWVAKSGKIALERVKYALPNLILLDVMMPEIDGFETCRQLKAVPETKDIPVIFMTALSDTANKVEGFQAGAVDYVTKPFQHEEVLSRVKLHLKLHDLAENLEYKNVQLEQKIAEVSLAYDKLQQMQIKLIQSEKMSSLGQMVAGIAHEINNPVNFIYGNIIHANEYAQEVLNLLHLYQEEYPNPTPNIQAELEAIDLNFLQDDLLKLLNSMNFGARRVREIVKSMRNFSRVDDTGITEVDIHECIDSTLTILNYRLKAKPEHSEIEVVKEYSMLPPVGCYAGPLNQVFMNIISNAIDALDEYNQQRSFEDMRQQPSQIKICTKMIGDDWVAIYIADSGPGICEDVKAKLFNPFFTTKPVGKGTGLGLSISQQIIVEKHGGSLQCQSTVGKGTEFIIKIPTQQRQQFSRVA
- a CDS encoding Uma2 family endonuclease, which produces MVQQLPSETAAEIIYPESDGQPMADNTKQFRWIVTIKENLEILFASQDNIFVAGDLLWYPVEGKIKIRQAPDVMVVFGRHKGDRGSYLQWKEDNISPQVVFEILSPGNTTKEMANKLLFYQRYGVEEYYIYNPDTLELTGLLRSGDNLEVIEEINNWVSPRLGVRFEVTSDTLEIYRPDGQRFLTPVELDQLREQERQRAEQERQQKEAALQQLEQERQRYQDLLARLRERGIDPEQL